In one Populus nigra chromosome 12, ddPopNigr1.1, whole genome shotgun sequence genomic region, the following are encoded:
- the LOC133669417 gene encoding NAD(P)H-quinone oxidoreductase subunit T, chloroplastic: protein MASTTATQAPFSLFLRTQNGSGHRRKKHLLIRKAPSGRIGNRGSAFGVYAEQGSPEKPQRAPPGVDTRIHWDNEDEGWVGGSSTSSEQTKQAEDEQKDMLGKRFADLLNDSSDSHYQFLGVSADADMEEIKTAYRRLSKEYHPDTTSLPLKSASEKFMRLREVYDILSNDEKRKFYDWTLAQEAASRQAEQMRMRLEDPYEQEINRYESVPDMVDRLGGRNMGLSDQAMSALTFDIFIILFSIGCLIFVVFFKEPY from the exons atggCTTCCACAACTGCCACTCAAGCTccgttttctctctttcttaggACCCAAAACGGCAGTGGCCACCGTAGGAAAAAACATCTGTTGATAAGAAAAGCCCCATCAGGAAGAATAGGCAACAGAGGGAGTGCTTTTGGTGTTTATGCAGAACAAGGAAGCCCAGAGAAGCCCCAAAGAGCACCACCAGGGGTTGATACAAGAATTCATTGGGACAACGAAGATGAAGGGTGGGTTGGAGGAAGTAGTACTAGTTCAGAGCAGACAAAGCAAGCAGAAGATGAGCAGAAAGATATGTTGGGAAAGAGGTTTGCTGATTTGCTCAATGATTCTTCTGATTCTCATTACCA GTTCTTAGGCGTATCAGCAGATGCTGATATGGAGGAGATTAAAACCGCATACAGGAGGCTATCAAAGGAGTACCATCCAGACACAACTTCACTTCCACTGAAATCAGCTTCAGAAAAGTTCATGAGACTAAGAGAAGTTTATGATATCTTGAGCAATGACGAGAAACGCAAATTTTATGATTGGACACTAGCTCAAGAGGCTGCAAGCCGGCAAGCAGAGCAAATGAGAATGAGATTGGAAGATCCTTATGAACAAGAAATAAACAGATATGAATCTGTACCGGACATGGTTGATCGTCTTGGTGGAAGAAACATGGGTCTAAGTGATCAAGCAATGTCAGCTCTAAcgtttgatatttttatcatactcTTCTCAATTGGTTGCCTCATTTTTGTTGTCTTCTTCAAAGAACCATATTAG